The genomic stretch TTCAGTGTTTTTATTCTTAAGGTACTTGCATTTCCATGCAACCAGTTTCGTGAGGAGGAGCCAGAAAATAATGAACAGATAACAGAATTTGTATGCACTCGTTTCAAACCAGAATTTCCTTATTTTCAATAAGGTAGCGAGCCAACTATAATTGCTAAACTGCTTATCAACTCTTAACTTGACTTTGTACAAAGGTTGATCCTTACAAATAGCACCTTTAACTGCTTAAGATTAAGTTTTATCGAAAGCATTTGTGAGACTAAGTTTTATCCAAAGTATTTGAATTGGTTGGTAGTTTATAATTATTTGGATACTCTTTCCACTATTAGGGTAGTCTCTACTCTTTTGACAATACTAAAGTCATTTTCAACTCATAACACCATATATGGTGTTACACCAACACCAAAACTAAGGAATTTTAGCaccatattttttttccattccaaccacaacaccaaaaattataccaaaaaatatattctttattattttattattttatcttatatataaaataatacagatatatttattattaaatactaaTATAAAAAGCAAAATATTACTTCTTTTTGTTTTTGTCATTGCTAAAATGGTAGGGTACTGTAGCTTGACAGCATAATGATAGGATAAATGGAATTGGGTtggatttgatttgattttgttCATTTTTAGCACTATATTTGCTGTTTTGCAGTACGGTTGGAGCTGCCCTAACAAATTTATATCTTGAGTGCATCTAATTTACCTTATCATGTTGCCTCTGTAATTTTAGCATCTCAACCATCAATGCCATTCTCTGCTGAAGTTTGTTAGATTGAAAGTGAATGGCAATTTGTCCAACTTTGTAGTTTCTTTTATATGTCAATTTCCAGAGTAAACTCTGAAAAACCTAAGTTTTAGCCTATCTTTTCAGATTTACTATATTTATCTTGATTTAAGCTTGTATATTAACTGAACAATTATAAGAGTTGACACACAAGAATTACAAGCTTCATCTGCACTGAAAACACATTTCAGCCGACTAGTGCTTGGGTTCCCTGAACCAGGGTAAGAACTTTCACTATATTCAGAAGTAATTTTACATAAACCAGTTCAAGACTCAATATgtaaaatcaatacaaactgTCTCAATATACAATGAAACTATTACCCTAATCAACCAAATCCCTTGGTTATTAATGCAAGATCCCATTGCTTCaatgttgaactcccttcaacaatTTCTCAAACCCGAAAACCTTCGGATCTACACCTTCAAGACCCAGCTGAACTCCTTCAGCAACTACGGCTTGAACCAGGAGCTTCCACAGAAACCTCCAGTTATCTTCAATGGTGTTTCTTGAAAACACCTGCAAAAATcaatgaaagaaaaagaaagaaaacagagcaaaaaccccAATCTAAGCTTTCGAACAAAGAGAGTTAGTTATAACTAATTGCCTAGCCCATTATATAACCTTGGCTGCAATTAGGTATAATCCCGAATTAACTAACAGCTGTAACTCACTAACAGACTTGCTTTACACACATGCTGACGTGGACTCTAACTAAAAACAAATATACTCCAGACATAACAAAAGTCCATTCCAGACGCAACTGAACCTAATTTATCATACACAAAATATTGGTCCTTACAAACTCTTTGATGAGACTAAGAAGTCATGGCACCTACCTAAATTGTTTTTAGATGGCAATTTTCAAGTCTGTAACTCAGCTCACTTTGTGTTATTGCAGCGTGACATAAAGAAACAAAAGCTTGAAGAGGATGATCGATAATCAATATTGAGTTTGATTAGGTGCTTTAGACAAGTTTATAAGACATAGAATATATGTTGAATGTGTAATATGCTGAGCCAGTAACTCAAATCCAATGCTCTAATGTTCACCCAAATATAatctattttaaaatatatagagTAGAGAAATGATCTTCTTTGTACTAGACAGATATCTATTCCAAACGTATCAAATTCAAAATACCCCAAGTCCCAACTACAAGATAAGATGTCTAACTTAACTTGTGTGTATGGTCCCCTCCCTCTCAATAGTTTTCAAGCTTATTTGACTCAAATTCTTGCATAATGAttgaacatttttatgttttttgaGTACACATAACATTGACATTTTATCAAACTAGACATTGTCATTATAAATATGTGGTATTAATTATCaagtcaaattttttttaaaaaataataatcgaATCAAATGACGTTTATTCACACGTGGGTCTAATGTGAAGTCACACACACGTATAAGCAATTGaaacgaaaaaaaaaattgcctaaattAGTCTCACATGTACAATGTGAgggattatatataatattgaataGGGGGCGAGATATTTCACTCTCTGGTTAACCTGGTTCTGtagttctttctctctctctctgtggAACAAAAAGATGACAAGCCAACCCTCAAAGAACCCGGAGACAATCTATGATCTCACTGTTAAGGTTAGTTTTCTCTTTGTATCAAAAGCAAATCTTTTTACTTGGGTGTTTTCTGGGTATGACTGTTTTGATAGAAAAATTGTTCTTTTTGTAAGATTAGAACCAACCCACATAATGATTTCCCAGATTTTGGATTGTGGGTTTTATCTattatttcttctttattttgaATATAAATTAAGTCTTTTTATCAAAGAGAACGGTGAACAAGACAGCCTAGTGAACACATAATTAAAATAAAGGTTTAAAATTTCAAATTTGGTTTTCACTTACAGACCTCAAATGCCCCTCTAGTTTAGTGGCTAGTTAAATATTTAGTTATGTAAAACAAGGGTCTGTGATCAAGTATGATGTTTTGTGTTGGAATTGAGGACATGTATAAAGGAATGAAATTTCATATTGCTTAGCATGTAAATGATGGGATTCTTTATGCTTTGGCTTAAAAGGTTCGATTCTTCTGGGTCTTTACTGTGATCTGTACTCAGTACAATCATTGACAAATGCTCTCTTTATTTAGAGGAATGAATGCTATGCATCTGAAGTAAACAATTTGTGTGATGATATAATTGCCTGTTGATACAGGATGCTCAAGGAAATGATGTAGATCTTAGCATTTACAAGGGAAAAGTTCTGCTCATCATCAATGTTGCTTCCAAATGGTATTCCTTCTCTTCCTCCCACTTCTgtcaattatatttttttttaatcttaagatgatgatgatggtggtgATGATGTTCTTACCATTactatttaaattttttgttaTGTTGAAGCTTAAATTTGTGTAATATAATATTTACATTGTTTCAGCTGTGCAATTTAGGTCCCCATCTTCTCCTTATATTTCATATGTTCTTAAACCATTGAAAGTATCTCTTTGCTAACAACCCTCTTTTGTTTTTACAATCATTGAAGTGGACTGACCAACTCAAACTACGCTGAGTTGAATCAATTGTATGAGAAGTATAAAGATCAAGGTGTGTTTGTTTCTAAATCTCATTATATTAACAACCATGTTTACTGTATTACATAGCCAGCTTTAGAAACAACATTCATTAAGCTAGATTTCTAAACATTGTTCTTGTAACTGTGATTGATATTGATCGTCTTTCTGTTTGAGAATGTTTACATTTTAGTATTTTCATATCTTACCTTCTGGTGTATTATTTTGGGGGGCTTCTATAGGCTTTGAGATTCTGGCATTTCCATGCAACCAATTTGGTGCGCAAGAACCAGGAACTAATGAAGAGATTACTGAATTTGTCTGCACCAAATTCAAGTCAGAATTTCCAATTTTTGACAAGGTATGTTCATAACAGTAAGTTGACATTGTATCACAGCTATTAACTTGTGAATTGTACTGAACTGTGCTACTTCATTTTTTTGTGGTGTTTTTCAGATTGAAGTCAATGGTGACAATACTGCTCCAGTATACAAGCTCTTGAAAGCAGGGAAGTGGGGATTTTTTGGAGATAATATTCAATGGAACTTTACCAAGTTCCTGGTGGACAAGGATGGGAAAGCGGCCGATCGGTATTACCCCACCACACCTCCACTTGGCCTTGAGGTAAAACAAACCAAATTTCTAGTGATCAAAGTGTTGTGTTTGAAATTGTTGATGTAGAAAAAGAAATTTGAAGTGAGTTACAAGTGTTAttaattatcattattattattcacTTATTCATATCACAATCTCTATACAAGAATAAAAAGTTATTCAAAACTGTTTGTCCATGGAGctttgttatgttatgttatgttatccaTCTTAACAAACTTACCATAATGTAATGTTTAACTTTTCTTGCTTTGTTATATCATTGCAGCATGGCATAAAGAAGCTCTTGGGGGTTGCTTGAATGTTGATATGTGAAGGCACAATTTAACCTTTTAAAAGTTTAAATATGGTTTCAGTTTATGTATCTGGTTTGGAGACTGTAAAACTCTCTTGTTGGGGGTTGTGTTGTAATTTACATGTTAAAAATGCAAACCCTCTACTCCTTCCTTGTGTTTGTGTATCTAATCTAGCTTTGTCTTGTTGCAAAGAGATGTTGAACAAGGTCAATATAAATATGACTTGTGAACTATTTGAATTTTAATGTTAGTGTTCTCTATTTGATCTGGGGTAAGCTATATATGTCATACAatctaattaaaaaattagaCAAGTTTATtggaatttaaaaagaaaaaaaaacttaacatGGACTTATTTTGGGTGAGGAGAGAATAAAGTGGGGTGTATATAGAGACACCCTTTAATAAAATTTCCCCAAAAATTAATGTTTCTATTTTccaattatgttattaattttgCTAAATTTTAACCATGAAAATGGCTCTGAGGTGAAgaactaatttatatatattatgacAACGGGGATGTTCAGAAGAAtcaatcaaatgtaacagttaaTTCGTCATTTAAGGTTGGTTTCAATTGGTTAGATTAAATTCGATTATTTTGCTTGAGATAATTATAGtgttttaataatttataatttatttattatattttcataattaaatatatcaatgaaTTATAGGAAAAAACAAATGACAAAAAATAATACTGTTAGTTGTTATCACAATTTGATTAATTagaaattatgattttttttgcagtaattagaaattataattaaattaataatattctgAAATGTCAAATATTAAAGGGAAATTGCTGTAAATTCGGcaatttatctttattttttacttttacgTTATAATTTACTTtctttcacatatatatatgtttttatttcattaatacgttaaactaatatatatttttttcactaATATGGTTTATACAGTAAAATCTCTTTCTCACAACACTTCCTTCTTCTCTTGCGTATCAATCacattgaaaaaataataatttatttttttatacataAATGAACAAAAACATTCATATAcagataaataaatatatatatatagaaaaagaaTTATTACGACTTTTAATAagtcatcattatttatattactacattTGGATGTCAAATAATAATATACAACTTCAACTTTTTTAATGAAGGAAAGATGCACCCAAAATAAAACTATAATGTTctaattataaaaatactatCAAATTTACTCTATACACAACAATATAAacataaatgtatatataataataaaacaaattcaTGCAAGCTATGTTTGTTTTCTTAATCAGTAATACGGAATCATCAAACTTATAATAtataagataattaaaattttgaaaaaataaaaactataaacatatttttattaaaaaattaggatGAAGAAGACTTGGTTGGCTCCTAGTTGAGAAAGGGTTGTGTGGCTAAATAATAACTCAAAGCTAATTGAGCCTCAAGAAGTGTTGTTTATTCATCAAGTTCATAATCCTGATAATCATGATCATAGtagtaataaaaatataaatattggaGATACTTACTCATTTGGTACGGTAGAAATGGTTTTTTTATTGTTGACTTTTGCATTGGGTTAACCTAATGCAATCCCAAACAACTTAAAAAACAAGtctaatacaactctatgcaacctAAAGTAACTTAATGCAATCTAAAGTGACTTTAAAAATTAATTTGCAAATTTCATCCATATGCGACATATTGCAACCTTAAATGCAAGTCCAATGCAACTTAAAACAAATTTAAAAAACTCATTTGCAAATTTCATTCTTATGCAACTCAAGTAACCTACTGCAACCTCATGCAACCTAAATCAACATCTGGCATAAAACCCATTCAACCCCAATGTAATTTCAAATACAACTCAAATGCAAGCCCAACACAACATAAATCAACCATAAATGCAAGTCCAATGCAACCTAAAATATCTTGAAAGAGCACACTATAACCTCAAATGCAAGTGTAACCCAATGCAACCTCAAATACAATATCAAATGCAATGCAAGCTCATGCAACCCCAAATAACTCACTACAATCTCAAATGTAAGCCTATGCAACCAAATACAAGCCCaagcaacctcaaatgcaagcttATGCAACTGAATGCAACTcattgcaacctcaaatgcaagacCAATACAACCTcgtgcaacctaaagcaacccaATAAAACATAAAAGCAACTTTAAAAAATTCAATTGCAAATTTGATCCCTATGCATCCTCAAATGCAAGCTCAATATAACCTAAAGTAGCCCAATGCATTCTCAAATGTAAGTCCATGCATGCAACTTAAAAATCCATATGTTAATTTCATCCTTATGTAACTCATGCAATTCaaatcaacctcaaatgcaacCTAAACAACTCACTACAATCTCAAATGCAAGCTCAAGCAATCAAATAcaacttaaaaactcatattcTAATTTCATCCTTATGAAACTCATACAACTCATTACAGCCTCAAATGCAAGCTCATGcaacttaaaaactcatatgtTAATTTCATCTATATGTAACTTATGCAACCCACTACAACCTTAAATACAAGTCCAACGAAAGCTCATGCAACCGAATGCAATTTTAAAAAACTATCATTTGCAACTTTCATCTTTACGCAATTCATGCAACTCATTTCAACTTCAAATGCAAACTCATGCAACTCATAACAACTTAAAAATCTCAATATTAAATTCATAACTTCTACTcatctaaaataaaatataaaattttcatTATGCACTTTCATGGAGTCATATTGGCAATTATCATTTGTAGTCTAGACTTTAAACTACTCATCAAACtctctcactctttc from Humulus lupulus chromosome 5, drHumLupu1.1, whole genome shotgun sequence encodes the following:
- the LOC133778402 gene encoding probable phospholipid hydroperoxide glutathione peroxidase, with translation MTSQPSKNPETIYDLTVKDAQGNDVDLSIYKGKVLLIINVASKCGLTNSNYAELNQLYEKYKDQGFEILAFPCNQFGAQEPGTNEEITEFVCTKFKSEFPIFDKIEVNGDNTAPVYKLLKAGKWGFFGDNIQWNFTKFLVDKDGKAADRYYPTTPPLGLEHGIKKLLGVA